In Thiovibrio frasassiensis, one DNA window encodes the following:
- the ilvN gene encoding acetolactate synthase small subunit yields the protein MKHTISVLLQNKPGVLSRVTGLFSGRGFNIESLSVAQTLEPDVSCLTLVTSGEDTIIEQITKQLHKLIDIIKVTDMCEHDNVEREMALIRVKAEAHTRAEVLRIVDIFRGKVIDVGPKSYVVEITGKASKLQAVIDILRPIGIQEIVRSGTIAMTRAHKS from the coding sequence ATGAAACATACCATTTCCGTACTCTTGCAAAATAAACCCGGAGTTTTGTCCCGAGTGACTGGTCTTTTCAGTGGCCGGGGCTTCAATATCGAAAGCCTCTCCGTGGCCCAGACCCTTGAGCCGGATGTCTCATGTCTGACCCTGGTGACCTCCGGTGAGGATACCATCATTGAGCAGATCACCAAGCAGCTGCACAAGCTCATCGATATTATCAAGGTCACCGATATGTGTGAGCATGATAATGTGGAGCGCGAGATGGCCCTGATCCGGGTAAAGGCCGAGGCGCACACCAGGGCCGAGGTTCTTCGGATAGTCGATATCTTCCGCGGTAAGGTTATTGATGTCGGACCCAAGAGCTACGTGGTGGAAATTACCGGCAAGGCAAGCAAGCTCCAGGCGGTGATTGATATCCTGCGGCCCATTGGCATCCAGGAGATTGTCCGTTCCGGGACCATTGCCATGACTCGGGCGCATAAGTCGTAA
- a CDS encoding phosphatidylserine decarboxylase family protein produces MKKPQVPVALEGYPFIGFAALTTLVLAILDYDCSALFALFVTAFVLYFFRDPERITPEDEDVLVSPADGKVILIEKVFDDKFVKEHVYKVSIFMNVFNVHVNRSPCPGTVTQVQYFPGMFFSANTERGALENEACALTIETRSNRKIAVVQVAGLIARRIVCWAGKGDRLMRGERFGLIRFGSRVDLYLPQQIQLEVSLGQKVRAGETVLGYLP; encoded by the coding sequence ATGAAAAAACCACAAGTTCCTGTGGCCCTGGAAGGATACCCGTTTATCGGTTTTGCGGCCTTGACGACCTTGGTCCTTGCCATTCTGGATTATGACTGCAGTGCGCTCTTTGCCCTGTTCGTTACAGCTTTTGTGCTCTACTTTTTTCGGGATCCGGAACGGATAACCCCGGAGGATGAGGATGTACTGGTTTCGCCGGCAGACGGCAAGGTCATCCTCATCGAGAAGGTCTTTGACGATAAATTCGTCAAAGAGCATGTGTACAAGGTGAGCATCTTCATGAATGTTTTCAATGTGCATGTCAACAGGTCCCCTTGTCCGGGCACCGTGACGCAGGTGCAGTATTTCCCGGGGATGTTTTTTTCGGCCAATACCGAACGTGGAGCCTTGGAAAACGAGGCCTGCGCCCTAACCATTGAAACAAGAAGCAATCGGAAGATCGCGGTGGTGCAGGTGGCTGGTCTTATTGCCCGGCGTATTGTCTGTTGGGCCGGGAAGGGGGACAGATTGATGCGCGGAGAGCGTTTTGGCCTGATTCGTTTCGGTTCCAGGGTTGATCTTTATCTTCCCCAACAGATTCAACTGGAAGTCTCGCTCGGCCAGAAAGTAAGGGCCGGGGAGACGGTTCTCGGCTATCTTCCTTGA
- the pssA gene encoding CDP-diacylglycerol--serine O-phosphatidyltransferase, translating into MNTHRKAEDGISAKGKICLLPSVITTASLFSGFYAIVAAINGQFFHAAVAIIISAVFDGLDGRVARLTGTTSKFGMEYDSLCDLVAFGVAPALLAYEWVLRPYGRYGWLAAFLYVATTALRLARFNSQDTSSTKNEFTGLPCPAAGGMIAAAVMFCTFFEISGTLRNFIVLGTVYGLSYLMVSSVKYQSFKHAETDRAKKFQVLVGLVVLIMVLATEPQVTLFVLGASYVLSGPLAAGYRLVVKGRKPAVEEQENSR; encoded by the coding sequence ATGAACACGCACCGTAAGGCCGAAGATGGAATCTCCGCAAAGGGCAAAATCTGCCTGTTGCCGAGCGTCATTACCACGGCCAGTCTTTTTAGCGGATTCTATGCCATAGTTGCGGCAATCAACGGGCAGTTTTTCCATGCCGCCGTTGCAATTATTATTTCCGCGGTTTTTGATGGCCTGGACGGCAGGGTGGCTCGACTTACCGGTACGACCAGTAAGTTCGGCATGGAGTATGACTCCCTTTGCGATCTGGTTGCCTTTGGCGTTGCTCCGGCTTTGTTGGCCTATGAATGGGTGTTACGTCCCTATGGGCGTTATGGCTGGTTGGCCGCCTTTCTTTACGTGGCGACCACCGCTTTGCGTCTCGCCCGGTTCAATTCCCAGGACACCTCTTCGACCAAAAACGAATTCACCGGTCTGCCGTGTCCTGCCGCAGGCGGGATGATTGCCGCCGCCGTTATGTTTTGTACTTTTTTTGAGATCAGCGGCACCTTGCGGAATTTTATTGTCCTGGGAACCGTCTACGGTCTTTCCTATCTCATGGTCAGTTCCGTGAAATATCAGAGCTTCAAGCATGCGGAAACCGATCGGGCCAAAAAATTTCAGGTTCTGGTTGGGCTGGTGGTTCTTATCATGGTGCTGGCTACCGAACCGCAGGTTACCCTTTTTGTTCTCGGGGCGTCCTATGTACTATCCGGACCGCTGGCGGCGGGGTACCGTTTGGTGGTGAAGGGCAGGAAGCCTGCGGTGGAAGAGCAGGAAAATTCGCGATAA
- a CDS encoding 2-isopropylmalate synthase produces the protein MSEKIIIFDTTLRDGEQSPGASMNMQEKFRLAQQLVKLKVDVIEAGFPVASPGDFECVRNIAEHVRGAQIAALARCNVKDIDRAWEALKAGENPRIHTFLATSDIHLQHKLKMNRDQVLELAVASVRHAAKYTSNVEFSAEDASRSDLDFVCKVFAAVIDAGATTLNFPDTTGYALPDEFGRKIAYLIENIPNIHKAVLSVHCHNDLGLAVANSLAAINHGARQVESTINGLGERAGNTAMEELVMVVRTRADQMLVHTDIVTEHIYPTSRLVSTITGMSVQANKAIVGANAFAHESGIHQDGVLKERTTYEIMNPADVGISTGNIVLGKHSGRHALKDRIAAMGYTLKDDELDRVFARFKEVADVKKEMFDEDLEAILMDEVLRITETFSLVHLGAMSGNKSLPTAAVRLLIDGKEQEKACIGIGPIDACFRAIAELTQTKSKLLYFSVSSITGGTDAQGEVLVRIEDEGKVVVGQGADPDIITAAAKAYLNGLNRLVFLKRETMRQGC, from the coding sequence ATGTCGGAAAAAATAATTATTTTTGATACCACCTTGCGTGATGGCGAGCAGTCGCCCGGCGCAAGCATGAATATGCAGGAGAAATTCCGCTTGGCCCAGCAGTTGGTCAAGCTGAAGGTCGACGTGATTGAAGCGGGTTTTCCCGTGGCCTCGCCCGGAGACTTCGAGTGTGTGCGCAACATCGCCGAGCATGTCCGCGGTGCGCAGATTGCGGCTCTTGCCCGATGCAACGTCAAGGATATTGATCGGGCCTGGGAGGCACTTAAAGCTGGTGAAAATCCTCGGATCCACACCTTTTTGGCTACCTCGGACATCCATCTGCAGCACAAGCTGAAGATGAACCGGGATCAGGTGCTTGAATTGGCTGTGGCTTCGGTTCGGCATGCCGCAAAATATACGAGCAATGTGGAATTTTCCGCCGAGGATGCCTCGCGTAGTGACCTTGATTTTGTCTGCAAGGTTTTTGCTGCGGTGATCGATGCCGGCGCTACCACCCTGAACTTTCCGGATACGACCGGCTATGCCTTGCCCGATGAATTTGGCCGCAAGATCGCGTATCTTATCGAGAACATCCCCAATATTCACAAGGCTGTCCTCAGCGTCCATTGCCATAATGATCTTGGCCTGGCCGTGGCCAATTCCCTGGCTGCTATCAACCATGGGGCCAGGCAGGTTGAGTCGACCATCAATGGTCTTGGGGAACGGGCCGGTAATACGGCGATGGAAGAGCTGGTCATGGTTGTCCGTACCCGGGCCGACCAGATGCTGGTGCATACCGACATCGTCACCGAGCACATCTACCCCACGAGCCGTTTGGTCAGCACCATCACCGGGATGTCGGTACAGGCCAACAAGGCCATTGTCGGAGCCAACGCCTTTGCCCATGAATCCGGGATCCATCAGGACGGGGTGCTCAAGGAGCGGACCACCTACGAGATCATGAATCCGGCCGATGTCGGTATTTCCACCGGCAACATTGTCTTGGGGAAACATTCCGGCCGGCATGCCTTGAAGGATCGGATTGCGGCCATGGGATACACCCTCAAGGACGATGAATTGGATCGGGTCTTTGCCCGCTTCAAGGAGGTGGCCGACGTCAAGAAGGAGATGTTTGACGAGGATCTGGAAGCCATCCTCATGGACGAGGTGCTGCGGATCACCGAAACCTTCTCTCTGGTGCATCTCGGGGCGATGAGCGGCAACAAGAGCCTGCCCACTGCGGCGGTGCGTTTGCTTATCGACGGGAAGGAGCAAGAGAAGGCCTGTATCGGGATCGGTCCCATCGATGCCTGTTTTCGGGCCATTGCCGAGCTGACCCAGACCAAGAGCAAGCTCCTCTATTTTTCGGTCAGTTCAATCACCGGCGGGACCGATGCCCAGGGCGAGGTCCTTGTCCGGATCGAAGACGAAGGCAAGGTTGTCGTAGGGCAGGGAGCGGATCCGGATATCATCACCGCCGCAGCCAAGGCATATCTCAATGGCTTGAACCGGTTGGTCTTTTTGAAACGCGAAACCATGCGGCAGGGCTGCTAA
- a CDS encoding aspartate-semialdehyde dehydrogenase, with protein MTATKKKFNVAIAGATGAVGGAMLDVLARRDFPLDELRLLASERSVGKIINFKGKEIPVQLLSKDAFVGIDIALFSAGATRSFDFAPAAAAAGAVVVDNSSAYRMDPEIPLVVPEVNSHAIAQYKRRGIIANPNCSTIQMLVALKPIHDKVRIKRIVVSTYQAVSGTGAKAIDELNQQILDYAAGKPMTHAVYPHQIAFNCLPQIDSFLDNGYTKEEMKMVNETRKMFEDPTIGVTATTVRVPVFYGHSESVNIETEKKITAAEVKALLKNAPGVQLVDEPTLGQYPMAIDCAGKFETMVGRIREDESIANGINLWVVSDNILKGAALNAVQIAEVLIRDYL; from the coding sequence ATGACTGCTACGAAAAAGAAATTCAATGTTGCTATTGCCGGCGCTACTGGGGCTGTTGGTGGGGCCATGCTCGATGTCCTGGCACGGAGGGATTTTCCCTTGGACGAACTGCGGTTGCTTGCCTCGGAGCGCTCCGTGGGGAAAATTATCAACTTCAAGGGCAAGGAGATCCCTGTTCAGCTCCTGAGCAAGGACGCTTTTGTCGGGATCGATATCGCACTTTTTTCAGCGGGCGCAACCCGTTCCTTCGATTTTGCCCCAGCTGCCGCAGCGGCAGGGGCGGTAGTTGTCGACAACTCCAGCGCCTACCGCATGGACCCGGAAATCCCCTTGGTGGTTCCCGAGGTCAATTCCCATGCCATTGCCCAGTATAAAAGGCGGGGGATCATTGCCAACCCGAACTGTTCCACCATCCAGATGCTGGTGGCGTTGAAGCCCATCCACGACAAGGTGCGGATCAAGCGCATCGTGGTTTCCACCTATCAGGCGGTATCCGGGACCGGTGCCAAGGCCATTGACGAGCTCAATCAGCAGATTCTCGACTATGCGGCGGGCAAGCCCATGACCCATGCCGTCTACCCCCACCAGATCGCCTTCAACTGCCTGCCGCAGATCGACAGCTTCCTTGATAACGGATACACCAAGGAAGAGATGAAGATGGTCAACGAAACCCGCAAGATGTTTGAAGACCCGACCATCGGGGTCACCGCCACCACGGTGCGGGTCCCGGTTTTTTACGGTCATTCCGAATCGGTCAACATTGAGACCGAGAAGAAGATCACCGCCGCTGAGGTTAAAGCTCTGCTGAAGAATGCTCCAGGTGTGCAGTTGGTTGATGAACCGACCCTGGGCCAGTATCCCATGGCCATTGATTGTGCAGGGAAATTCGAGACCATGGTTGGCCGGATTCGCGAGGATGAATCCATCGCCAACGGGATCAACCTCTGGGTGGTGTCCGACAATATCCTCAAGGGAGCTGCGCTCAACGCGGTGCAGATCGCCGAGGTTCTTATTCGGGATTACCTGTAA
- the rsmD gene encoding 16S rRNA (guanine(966)-N(2))-methyltransferase RsmD has product MRIISGSARGRKLLAPGPRFGALIRPTSDRAREAIFSILAAKVVGARVLDLFAGTGALGLEALSRGALLALFVDGQRSVTELIERNVALCAFTDRATVLQRDLGRGLDFLAAKQPVNGFDLVFLDPPYGSILALRVLECLAAGSFLGAKAIVVLEDAAEAQYPQTLGVLTCFDRRRYGEAGFWLYHHTEAGSND; this is encoded by the coding sequence GTGCGGATCATCAGCGGCAGCGCCCGTGGGCGCAAGCTGCTTGCGCCGGGCCCGCGATTTGGCGCTTTGATTCGGCCCACCTCCGACAGGGCAAGGGAAGCGATTTTTAGTATTTTGGCGGCCAAGGTTGTCGGTGCCCGGGTTTTGGATCTTTTTGCCGGCACCGGAGCCCTCGGCCTGGAAGCCTTGAGCCGGGGGGCTCTGCTGGCTCTTTTTGTCGATGGTCAGCGCTCGGTGACCGAGCTTATTGAGCGCAATGTAGCGCTCTGCGCTTTTACTGACCGTGCTACGGTTTTGCAGCGAGATCTGGGCAGGGGGCTTGATTTTTTGGCCGCAAAGCAGCCGGTCAATGGCTTTGATCTGGTTTTTCTTGACCCTCCCTATGGGAGTATCCTGGCTCTGCGCGTCCTTGAGTGTCTGGCGGCCGGATCTTTTCTTGGCGCCAAGGCGATTGTTGTGCTCGAAGACGCGGCGGAAGCGCAATACCCTCAAACCTTGGGGGTTCTTACTTGTTTCGACCGCCGCCGTTACGGAGAGGCGGGTTTTTGGCTTTACCACCACACGGAGGCAGGGAGCAATGACTGA
- the coaD gene encoding pantetheine-phosphate adenylyltransferase encodes MTDYEPFVSEATSESVAVYPGTFDPITNGHLDIIHRGLTLFDRVIIAVASNPGKQPLFSLAERKKMIEDCFSGKETRVEVVDVSGLLVDFAYKRGAKAIIRGLRAVSDFDYEFQLALMNRRIEREVETVFLMTGFRWIFISSSIIKDAARHGGDVSGLVPDHVCEKLRARYLQP; translated from the coding sequence ATGACTGACTATGAGCCGTTTGTCTCTGAAGCCACATCCGAATCCGTCGCCGTGTATCCCGGCACCTTTGATCCCATAACCAATGGCCATCTCGATATTATTCACCGGGGGCTGACTCTGTTTGATCGGGTTATCATTGCTGTCGCGAGCAATCCGGGCAAGCAGCCGCTTTTCTCCCTGGCCGAAAGAAAAAAGATGATTGAGGATTGTTTTTCCGGCAAAGAAACCCGGGTCGAGGTGGTGGATGTCTCTGGGCTCCTCGTGGATTTTGCTTACAAACGCGGAGCCAAAGCAATCATTCGCGGTTTGCGGGCTGTGTCTGATTTTGATTATGAGTTCCAGTTGGCCTTGATGAACCGGAGGATTGAGCGGGAGGTGGAAACGGTTTTTTTGATGACCGGCTTCCGCTGGATCTTTATCAGCTCCAGCATCATCAAGGACGCGGCACGACATGGCGGGGATGTAAGCGGCCTGGTGCCGGACCATGTCTGCGAGAAACTGCGGGCGCGGTACCTCCAGCCATGA
- a CDS encoding ubiquinol-cytochrome c reductase iron-sulfur subunit, translating into MADAPQENEPFSRRMFLAGSWSWLRWAAGGMLVYPLFRFLGYRTPKQPRIVKVHKIVPVGGFVLEHDFVLFVGESGPWAVSRKCTHLGCRLNFQEKEGLLVCPCHHSRFSKDGVRISGPAKKDLPRFQVATVREDKDGKGYLVTY; encoded by the coding sequence ATGGCTGATGCGCCGCAAGAAAATGAGCCCTTCTCCCGACGGATGTTTCTTGCCGGTTCCTGGTCATGGTTGCGTTGGGCCGCAGGGGGGATGCTTGTGTATCCCTTGTTTCGCTTTCTTGGCTACCGGACTCCCAAGCAGCCGCGAATCGTGAAAGTGCATAAGATCGTGCCGGTGGGCGGGTTTGTGCTGGAGCATGACTTTGTCCTGTTTGTCGGGGAAAGCGGGCCGTGGGCTGTGTCGAGAAAATGCACCCATTTGGGTTGTCGGCTCAATTTTCAGGAAAAGGAAGGACTTCTCGTCTGTCCCTGTCATCATAGCCGCTTCAGCAAGGATGGGGTTCGGATCAGCGGACCTGCCAAAAAAGATCTTCCCCGTTTTCAGGTCGCTACGGTACGGGAGGACAAGGACGGGAAAGGGTACCTTGTTACCTATTAA
- a CDS encoding cytochrome b N-terminal domain-containing protein: MLPIKGMRIRTFIIETKWGAKSLVSLYLSVLSGMVVALQYDPATPFFSASALDLLAPFGQFFRACHFYSSQLFFLFSLCHLAAVILARSDQQLRFSKWLLLIGSVPASLLLLFTGYVLRADATGEAAGVIAENITLSIPLLGTTLNSLLFSIEAEGMKRVYANHLIGLGLVWGVCCWDHLRRYRVGLGQHPLLLFGTLLLSLFLAAPMEPARLGLFHIQGPWFLLGLQELLRYVQPFWAGVIIPSTVVVALVCVGTENPGRRRALLFMAAWFFLYLLLSIIAALR, translated from the coding sequence TTGTTACCTATTAAGGGTATGCGCATCCGCACCTTTATCATTGAGACGAAATGGGGGGCGAAAAGCCTTGTTTCCCTCTATCTCTCGGTCTTATCCGGGATGGTGGTAGCCCTGCAGTACGACCCCGCAACGCCATTTTTTTCCGCCAGTGCCCTTGATCTCTTGGCGCCTTTTGGCCAATTCTTCCGGGCCTGTCATTTTTATTCCAGTCAGTTGTTTTTTCTTTTTTCCCTCTGCCATCTGGCTGCGGTTATCCTGGCAAGGAGCGATCAGCAGCTGCGTTTTAGTAAATGGCTTCTCCTGATCGGTTCCGTCCCTGCCTCGCTGTTGCTGCTCTTTACCGGCTATGTCCTAAGGGCGGATGCAACCGGTGAGGCTGCGGGCGTCATTGCTGAAAATATTACCCTCTCGATTCCCCTTCTGGGTACGACGCTGAACTCGTTACTTTTTTCCATTGAGGCTGAAGGAATGAAGCGTGTTTACGCCAATCATCTCATCGGCCTGGGCCTTGTCTGGGGCGTCTGTTGCTGGGATCATCTGCGCCGCTACCGGGTTGGTCTTGGCCAGCACCCTCTCTTGCTGTTCGGTACCCTGTTGCTGAGCCTCTTTCTGGCTGCACCCATGGAGCCAGCCCGACTCGGACTGTTTCATATCCAGGGGCCATGGTTTCTTCTCGGCCTGCAAGAGCTGCTGCGATATGTCCAGCCCTTTTGGGCCGGGGTTATCATCCCGAGTACCGTGGTTGTTGCCCTGGTCTGCGTCGGCACCGAGAATCCAGGCCGACGGCGAGCGTTGCTCTTCATGGCGGCTTGGTTCTTCCTCTATCTTCTTCTGTCCATAATCGCGGCGTTGCGATAG
- a CDS encoding two-component system sensor histidine kinase NtrB, with product MRLSSFCPHTGSPAANDHLKKQIQWLLFFRVLFLSLMLGISILLQTKAPSIFLPPLHYIAYFIAGLYLFTILSALVVRIIHCYSRFGYLQITLDTLLVTLLVFSTGGSQSVFTVVYFFPIVMGAFMLFRRGSLLFASLSTLLFGTLLLVEYGGYASRFVPSYSGQLANFQMLLHYFTIYSLTFFLVAILSSMLSTRLQKTEAELFQTASDYDRLSFLYKQIFDDINTGIITVDAENRVTSFNRAAELITGYRADEIIARELAQAFPGMKTNLLQDERRHMATIPRKSGESIPVGYSCSRLTAHDDKENGNVYTLQDLSQIKKMEAQVQQAEKMATIGEMAAGIAHELRNPLAAISGAVQLLDREARETSINKRLFSIIMRESDRLDATINEFLLFSKPVNPEKEWFSLRALALEAVETLGQDSDWNPALTIELQITPELECWGDPQLVRQVLLNLITNGANACRNIEQGRIVLRAEETSAGEQEEAQEGAIVFEISDNGHGIPQSIRERIFEPFFTTRETGTGLGLAIVHQIVHSHGGEISVRDCLPQGTVFSVRLPLP from the coding sequence ATGAGACTTTCCAGCTTCTGCCCGCATACCGGCTCCCCTGCCGCCAATGATCATCTCAAGAAACAGATCCAGTGGCTGCTGTTTTTCAGGGTGCTTTTTCTTTCCCTGATGCTGGGGATCAGCATCCTGCTGCAAACAAAAGCGCCGTCCATCTTTCTTCCGCCCTTACATTATATTGCCTATTTCATTGCCGGGCTGTACCTCTTCACCATTCTTTCCGCGCTGGTTGTCCGGATAATCCACTGCTATTCCCGCTTCGGTTATCTGCAGATCACCCTTGACACCCTCCTGGTGACACTTCTCGTTTTTTCCACCGGCGGCAGTCAGTCTGTTTTCACCGTGGTGTATTTTTTCCCCATTGTCATGGGGGCCTTTATGCTTTTTCGGCGAGGCAGTCTTCTCTTTGCCTCCCTCAGCACTTTGCTTTTCGGGACTCTTCTTTTGGTAGAGTATGGCGGATATGCCTCACGCTTTGTCCCCTCCTACTCTGGGCAACTGGCCAATTTCCAGATGCTCCTCCACTATTTCACCATTTACAGCCTCACCTTTTTTCTGGTTGCCATCTTAAGCTCCATGCTCTCAACCAGACTGCAAAAAACAGAAGCGGAACTGTTTCAGACCGCAAGCGACTATGACCGCCTTTCTTTTCTCTACAAGCAGATCTTTGATGACATCAATACCGGCATTATTACCGTCGATGCCGAAAACAGGGTGACATCCTTCAACCGTGCGGCAGAACTCATAACCGGTTACAGAGCCGACGAAATCATCGCCCGGGAATTAGCCCAAGCGTTTCCGGGGATGAAAACGAACCTGCTTCAGGATGAACGACGCCACATGGCCACCATTCCACGCAAAAGCGGAGAATCGATCCCGGTGGGATATTCCTGCTCCCGGCTTACCGCCCATGACGACAAAGAAAACGGAAACGTATATACTCTGCAGGATTTGAGTCAGATAAAAAAGATGGAGGCCCAGGTACAACAGGCCGAAAAGATGGCAACCATCGGGGAAATGGCCGCTGGTATTGCCCATGAACTCAGAAACCCCTTGGCCGCAATCTCAGGGGCGGTACAGCTTTTGGACAGGGAAGCCCGAGAGACCTCCATCAACAAGCGGCTGTTCAGCATCATCATGCGGGAATCAGACAGACTCGATGCAACAATTAATGAATTTCTCCTCTTCTCCAAGCCGGTGAACCCGGAAAAAGAATGGTTTTCTCTCCGGGCTCTGGCACTGGAGGCTGTGGAGACCCTGGGACAAGACTCAGACTGGAACCCGGCCCTGACCATTGAGCTGCAGATCACACCGGAACTTGAATGCTGGGGTGACCCACAGCTGGTCAGACAGGTGCTTCTCAATCTGATCACAAATGGCGCCAATGCCTGCCGGAATATTGAGCAAGGCAGGATTGTCCTCCGGGCAGAAGAAACCAGCGCCGGGGAGCAAGAGGAAGCACAAGAAGGGGCTATTGTCTTCGAGATCTCCGACAACGGCCACGGCATCCCGCAAAGTATCCGGGAAAGAATATTCGAACCTTTTTTTACAACCCGGGAAACAGGGACAGGGCTGGGGTTAGCCATTGTCCATCAGATCGTGCACAGTCATGGCGGCGAAATCTCTGTGCGCGATTGCCTACCGCAGGGCACGGTTTTTTCCGTCCGCCTCCCCCTCCCCTAA
- a CDS encoding sigma-54-dependent transcriptional regulator, with product MAKILVVDDEPSMREFLTILLNKSGYATRVAASGAEALGLLQQHSFDLIISDIRMPDLSGLALLENVKQQDLSIPVVLITAYASPEDAVLAMKNGAYDYITKPFKVDDILSVIKAALGSRQEKPPVKDRDSFAGIIGNSPEMLKIYDLVQRIGPTQANVLIYGESGTGKELVAQAIHQHSKVAANAFVPITCSAIPENLIESELFGHAKGSFTGAIANKIGLFELANNGSAFLDEIGELAPLIQTKLLRVLQEREFKKVGGTETIKVNVRIISATNKNLEEEVMAGRFREDLFYRLAVVPIRMPPLRERKGDVPLLVDHFLKKYSALFGKEVQQVSSYALKVLMDYDFPGNVRELENIVERGVALESSNIILPESLTLSGHRLGRTLGPDRTEEGATETTDHVAFDLGLEQYVTDIEKNLIRKALSRTNNSRMKAADLLKMSFRSFRYKAKKYNI from the coding sequence ATAGCCAAGATACTTGTTGTTGACGATGAACCCAGTATGCGGGAGTTTCTCACCATCCTCCTGAACAAAAGCGGCTATGCAACCCGTGTTGCCGCCAGCGGGGCCGAGGCCCTGGGACTCCTTCAACAACACTCTTTCGACCTGATCATCTCAGACATCCGCATGCCGGATTTGAGCGGTCTCGCCCTCCTGGAAAACGTCAAGCAACAGGACCTCTCCATTCCGGTGGTGCTGATCACCGCCTACGCCTCACCGGAAGATGCGGTGCTGGCCATGAAAAACGGGGCCTACGACTACATTACCAAGCCGTTTAAGGTGGATGACATCCTCTCGGTTATCAAGGCAGCCCTTGGGAGCCGGCAGGAGAAACCTCCGGTCAAGGACCGAGATTCTTTCGCGGGCATCATCGGCAACAGCCCGGAGATGCTCAAAATTTATGACCTTGTCCAACGCATTGGCCCAACCCAGGCCAACGTCCTCATCTATGGCGAATCCGGAACCGGCAAAGAACTGGTGGCGCAGGCCATTCACCAACACAGCAAGGTTGCGGCGAACGCCTTTGTTCCCATCACCTGCAGCGCCATTCCGGAAAACCTTATCGAGTCCGAGTTGTTCGGCCATGCCAAGGGCTCCTTTACCGGAGCAATTGCCAATAAAATTGGGCTGTTCGAGCTGGCCAACAATGGCAGCGCCTTTCTTGATGAAATCGGCGAACTCGCTCCGCTTATCCAGACCAAACTTCTCAGGGTCCTGCAGGAACGGGAATTTAAAAAAGTCGGCGGCACCGAAACCATCAAGGTCAATGTCCGGATCATTTCTGCCACCAACAAAAATCTGGAAGAGGAGGTCATGGCCGGTCGCTTCCGGGAGGACCTCTTTTACCGTCTGGCCGTTGTCCCCATCCGCATGCCGCCGCTACGCGAAAGGAAGGGGGATGTGCCGCTTTTGGTCGACCATTTCCTGAAGAAATATTCCGCTCTTTTCGGCAAGGAGGTGCAACAGGTCTCGTCCTATGCCCTGAAGGTTCTTATGGACTATGATTTTCCGGGCAATGTCCGCGAGCTTGAGAATATCGTCGAGCGTGGGGTCGCCCTCGAATCTTCCAATATCATTCTGCCGGAAAGCCTTACCCTGTCGGGACACCGGCTTGGCCGCACCCTTGGCCCCGATCGAACCGAAGAAGGTGCCACCGAAACAACGGATCACGTAGCCTTTGACCTTGGGCTTGAGCAGTATGTCACCGATATTGAAAAAAATCTGATCAGAAAAGCGCTGTCCAGAACAAATAATTCCAGAATGAAAGCGGCCGATCTCCTCAAAATGAGCTTCCGTTCCTTCCGTTACAAAGCGAAGAAATATAACATCTGA